A part of Corynebacterium lactis RW2-5 genomic DNA contains:
- a CDS encoding ImmA/IrrE family metallo-endopeptidase, with the protein MKTPSTNELISIAEAAGVRVTWHKGGPKGAWLPHERRISLRHGMDDAATRCTMAHELAHMWLEHPAPASDRQELQADRFAARLLISPVEYALAEQIYEARPQLIAAELGVTNEVLAIWRGMYERRTV; encoded by the coding sequence GTGAAGACCCCATCAACTAACGAGCTTATCTCCATCGCCGAAGCCGCCGGCGTTCGCGTCACATGGCACAAAGGCGGCCCCAAAGGCGCATGGCTCCCCCACGAGCGCCGCATTAGCCTGCGCCACGGCATGGACGACGCCGCCACCCGCTGCACTATGGCCCACGAACTCGCTCACATGTGGCTTGAACACCCCGCTCCAGCGAGCGACCGACAAGAGCTGCAAGCTGATCGTTTCGCGGCTCGGTTACTCATATCACCGGTTGAATATGCGCTCGCGGAACAGATTTACGAGGCACGTCCACAGTTAATTGCAGCGGAATTAGGGGTTACAAACGAAGTACTTGCCATATGGCGGGGTATGTATGAAAGGCGCACTGTGTGA
- the rhuM gene encoding RhuM family protein — MTKPDHIAIYTTEDGKSHVRLQLKQGTAWLTQKQMAELFDVTSASISHHVQNITREKEVSGSFKQLLKVPGQSRSVNHYNLDMILAVGYRVRGPRGAQFRKWATEVLTEYLVKGFAMDDQRLKNDGVDTHFDELLERIREIRASERQFFRKICDVIAKTSDDYEEKKTYAEVRDFFAGIQNRLHFATHHHTAAELVFKRADHTKPNAGLTTWAAESPHKSDMTVAKNFLTSDELRRMNRLTSMFLDYAEDQAEQRKTILLNDWMTKADAWLVFNDRDVLQGKGDRSHKQAVNKANSEWDKYQRALDAKVNELDMKQLEQEVKELSRGEDPIN; from the coding sequence TTGACTAAACCAGACCACATCGCCATCTACACCACAGAAGACGGCAAAAGCCACGTCCGCCTCCAACTCAAACAAGGCACCGCATGGCTAACCCAAAAACAAATGGCCGAACTCTTCGACGTCACTAGCGCATCCATCTCACATCACGTGCAGAACATAACCAGAGAAAAAGAAGTATCCGGCAGTTTCAAACAACTTTTGAAAGTACCCGGTCAAAGCAGGTCAGTGAACCACTACAACCTCGACATGATCCTCGCTGTCGGATACCGGGTACGCGGCCCCCGAGGCGCGCAATTCCGCAAATGGGCCACCGAAGTACTCACCGAATACCTCGTCAAAGGTTTCGCGATGGACGACCAACGCCTGAAAAATGACGGCGTGGACACCCACTTTGATGAACTACTCGAACGCATCCGAGAGATCCGAGCCTCGGAACGACAATTCTTCCGCAAGATTTGCGATGTAATTGCGAAAACCAGCGACGACTATGAAGAGAAAAAGACCTATGCCGAAGTCCGGGACTTTTTCGCTGGAATCCAAAACAGACTCCACTTCGCCACCCATCACCACACTGCGGCAGAACTCGTTTTTAAGCGCGCCGACCACACAAAACCCAATGCTGGACTAACCACATGGGCAGCCGAATCGCCACACAAATCAGATATGACAGTAGCCAAAAACTTTCTCACCAGTGACGAGTTACGGAGAATGAACAGGCTCACGTCAATGTTCCTTGACTATGCAGAAGACCAGGCCGAACAACGAAAGACCATTCTCCTTAATGACTGGATGACCAAAGCTGACGCTTGGCTCGTTTTCAACGATCGAGATGTACTTCAAGGCAAGGGCGACAGGTCACATAAGCAAGCCGTGAACAAGGCCAATAGCGAGTGGGACAAGTACCAAAGGGCTCTTGATGCCAAGGTCAATGAGTTGGACATGAAGCAATTAGAGCAGGAAGTAAAGGAACTGAGCCGAGGTGAAGACCCCATCAACTAA
- a CDS encoding DUF485 domain-containing protein, whose amino-acid sequence MSAVPAPTNRHKPQAAEYRYVRDTAQFQELRTKFRSFTIPMTVAGLVWYIAFVLFATFAPELVAMPVMGNINLGIVLGILQFVTTFAITWIYISFANKKLEPMQAAIRDAMENGDIAQQLAKEGK is encoded by the coding sequence GTGTCCGCAGTTCCAGCGCCGACCAATCGGCACAAGCCACAAGCGGCGGAATACCGCTATGTGCGCGACACCGCGCAGTTCCAGGAACTCCGTACGAAGTTCCGCTCCTTTACCATTCCGATGACCGTTGCCGGTCTCGTCTGGTACATCGCGTTCGTGCTCTTCGCGACTTTTGCCCCTGAACTGGTGGCAATGCCGGTGATGGGCAACATCAACCTGGGCATTGTTCTGGGAATTCTCCAGTTCGTAACTACCTTTGCCATCACCTGGATTTACATCAGTTTCGCAAACAAGAAGCTCGAGCCCATGCAGGCCGCGATTCGTGACGCCATGGAAAACGGCGACATCGCGCAGCAGCTGGCAAAGGAGGGAAAGTAA
- a CDS encoding DNA adenine methylase translates to MRYLSPLRYPGGKARLAPYLQRLITAQTPRPTHYAEPFAGGAGAALKLLTDGIVEEIHLNDLNPGIAAFWRSITTAPEEFCELISETAVNLDEWHKQRVTYLAGETGNDLALGFATFFLNRTNRSGILHAGPIGGHDQKGTWKIDARYNKSGLITRVQHLAQYRHQIHVTQMEGLDFLDSISDLGSKVFIYADPPYVVQGDGLYLHAFDEAAHVDLASKLADTHAPWMLTYDDDPRITDILYRNVRCARFPIAHTAHKQHIGTEAVIYSDSLHVPDVQLTRGRTAEWVTT, encoded by the coding sequence ATGAGGTATCTTTCACCGCTGCGCTATCCAGGAGGCAAAGCACGACTAGCCCCCTACCTTCAGCGACTCATCACCGCCCAAACACCCCGACCCACGCACTACGCAGAACCATTCGCGGGCGGAGCAGGCGCAGCATTGAAGCTTCTCACCGATGGCATCGTCGAAGAAATACACCTCAACGACCTTAACCCCGGCATCGCAGCCTTCTGGCGCAGCATCACCACCGCCCCAGAGGAATTCTGCGAATTGATTTCCGAAACCGCAGTGAACCTGGACGAATGGCACAAACAACGTGTCACCTACCTCGCAGGAGAGACCGGAAACGATCTCGCACTAGGATTCGCAACTTTCTTCCTTAACCGAACCAACCGCTCGGGAATCCTCCACGCCGGCCCCATCGGTGGCCACGACCAAAAAGGCACATGGAAAATAGACGCACGCTACAACAAGAGCGGTTTAATCACGCGTGTACAGCATCTCGCACAATACCGACACCAAATACACGTCACGCAGATGGAAGGCCTAGATTTCCTCGACTCCATCTCAGATCTAGGCTCCAAAGTATTCATCTACGCAGACCCTCCCTACGTTGTCCAAGGTGACGGCCTATACCTGCATGCCTTCGACGAAGCAGCGCACGTAGACCTGGCAAGCAAACTCGCAGATACACACGCACCATGGATGCTCACCTACGACGATGATCCCCGAATTACGGACATCCTCTATCGAAACGTGCGGTGCGCACGTTTCCCCATCGCCCACACAGCACATAAGCAACACATCGGAACAGAAGCTGTCATCTATTCAGACTCGCTCCACGTACCAGACGTACAGCTCACCAGAGGCCGAACAGCAGAGTGGGTAACTACGTAG
- the gcvT gene encoding glycine cleavage system aminomethyltransferase GcvT: MTGNSVDSVATTPRRSALYDEHVKLGAEMRNIGGYEVPFRYTSEVAEHDAVREAVGLFDLSLMGIIRVTGEDASSFLAHTLISAIKPLALGRAKYTMIVQEDGGIIDDLIIYRLGSHEFMLVQNAANFEEVHSTLLERVGGYNVEIELMDRITALLAVQGPKAAKLLRRVLPQDLHATLDELNYYSCTLLEVAGVEMIVARTGYTGEDGFEIFPPADRAVDVWRAILAAGGELESPADPADKGEALGLLPCGLACRDTLRLEAGMPLYGYELTRDRTPLEAGLKSIMGPTKGQFIGRNALFNRPQSKQVLAGLRISGSEALNRGTKLLDADGNEAGVITSSKVSPTLGQPIAFAYVERWLATKGTEFKVADSDVTATVVPTPFYNRRHRK, encoded by the coding sequence ATGACTGGCAATTCTGTCGACTCTGTGGCCACCACCCCGCGTCGCAGCGCCCTGTATGACGAGCACGTAAAGCTCGGCGCGGAAATGCGAAACATCGGAGGCTACGAAGTGCCTTTCCGCTACACCTCGGAGGTGGCGGAGCACGATGCGGTGCGCGAGGCGGTTGGCCTGTTCGATCTCTCCCTCATGGGCATCATTCGAGTCACGGGCGAGGATGCTTCTTCCTTCCTGGCACACACCCTGATTTCTGCAATTAAGCCTCTCGCCCTGGGGCGCGCGAAGTACACGATGATTGTCCAGGAAGACGGCGGCATCATCGACGACCTCATCATCTACCGCCTCGGCAGCCACGAATTCATGTTGGTTCAGAATGCGGCAAACTTCGAGGAAGTGCACTCAACCCTGCTGGAGCGTGTCGGCGGGTACAACGTTGAGATTGAGCTGATGGATCGCATCACGGCACTGCTCGCGGTTCAGGGGCCGAAGGCTGCGAAGCTGCTCCGCCGCGTGCTTCCGCAGGATCTTCATGCCACGCTCGATGAACTCAACTACTACTCGTGCACCCTGCTCGAGGTCGCGGGTGTTGAGATGATTGTCGCTCGGACCGGATACACCGGCGAGGACGGCTTCGAAATCTTCCCTCCGGCGGATCGCGCCGTAGACGTTTGGCGCGCTATTCTCGCGGCGGGCGGGGAATTGGAGTCCCCGGCCGATCCGGCCGATAAGGGAGAGGCGCTCGGTCTTTTGCCCTGTGGACTGGCTTGCCGCGACACCCTGCGGCTGGAGGCCGGTATGCCCCTCTACGGCTACGAGCTGACTCGTGATCGCACTCCGCTCGAGGCCGGTCTGAAGTCGATTATGGGGCCGACCAAGGGGCAGTTCATCGGACGCAACGCCCTGTTTAACCGTCCGCAGTCGAAGCAAGTCCTGGCGGGCCTTCGAATCTCCGGCTCGGAGGCTCTGAACCGCGGAACCAAGTTGCTCGATGCCGACGGTAACGAGGCCGGCGTGATTACCTCTTCGAAGGTTTCCCCGACGTTGGGGCAGCCGATTGCCTTCGCCTATGTTGAGCGCTGGCTCGCCACAAAGGGTACTGAGTTTAAGGTCGCAGACTCCGATGTCACCGCGACTGTGGTGCCGACGCCTTTCTACAATCGTCGCCACCGCAAGTAG
- a CDS encoding DUF5808 domain-containing protein → MIIKITIALAVLTIAVAMAITSALVARTTPLGVSIPRSRADDAVVASAVSRYRRLVLASGAVAALAVLALPIAPEWASVVPLVVLGLGLAAYLAQRRKIIEAKSAGGWFEDAEYSVSAQIAPGASAGENSDVARAIAVVEAPRVPVFWYLASLSLLGSAAALVAARWSEIPNVIVTHWGPGLEPDAWADKSAAQVFIPTWIGLGTLALLWGSTLAVAKTMVAVRGDRSIKGQLRSRAVLAGMNKGFGALALMMAIGFATMQVINYLPGYERFMGATFGIFIALTVLGGVAILVPIATAQSKTDDALRGFKLPDDVNDSPDNDKFYKLGTFYYNPDDPAVLVEKRFGVGMDFNYATWQAKVFMVTILVVLIVCIALPFLG, encoded by the coding sequence ATGATCATCAAAATCACGATTGCCCTTGCGGTGCTCACAATCGCAGTAGCAATGGCAATAACTTCCGCATTGGTCGCCCGCACCACTCCGCTAGGCGTGAGCATACCGCGCTCGCGTGCCGACGACGCCGTCGTCGCCAGTGCGGTGTCCCGTTACCGGCGCCTTGTCCTGGCGTCTGGCGCTGTCGCGGCTCTCGCAGTGCTGGCGTTGCCGATAGCTCCTGAATGGGCATCGGTGGTGCCACTGGTTGTCCTCGGACTCGGCCTGGCAGCTTATCTTGCGCAGCGAAGAAAGATTATCGAGGCGAAGTCCGCCGGTGGTTGGTTTGAGGATGCTGAGTATTCCGTCTCGGCGCAGATTGCGCCCGGGGCCTCGGCAGGGGAGAACAGTGATGTTGCCCGCGCCATCGCAGTTGTGGAGGCTCCACGCGTGCCAGTCTTCTGGTACCTAGCTTCGCTGTCTCTACTGGGCTCTGCTGCGGCGTTGGTCGCGGCGCGGTGGTCAGAAATTCCCAATGTCATAGTCACTCATTGGGGGCCGGGGCTCGAGCCGGACGCATGGGCTGACAAGTCCGCGGCGCAAGTATTCATCCCCACCTGGATTGGCCTGGGAACGCTTGCGTTGCTCTGGGGATCCACGCTCGCTGTGGCGAAAACAATGGTTGCGGTGCGAGGAGACCGCTCCATTAAGGGACAACTCCGGTCGCGGGCCGTCCTCGCCGGTATGAACAAAGGTTTTGGTGCGCTGGCGCTAATGATGGCTATAGGTTTTGCCACCATGCAGGTCATCAACTACCTGCCCGGCTATGAACGGTTCATGGGGGCCACGTTCGGAATCTTCATTGCTCTCACGGTGCTGGGCGGCGTCGCCATTCTTGTTCCAATTGCTACCGCTCAGTCGAAGACGGACGATGCCTTGCGCGGCTTCAAGCTGCCCGATGATGTCAATGACAGCCCGGACAACGACAAGTTCTACAAGCTGGGCACGTTCTATTACAACCCGGACGACCCGGCAGTGCTCGTCGAAAAGCGATTCGGCGTGGGCATGGACTTCAACTATGCGACCTGGCAAGCGAAGGTGTTTATGGTGACGATTCTGGTGGTGCTAATTGTGTGCATTGCGTTGCCGTTCCTGGGCTAG
- a CDS encoding alpha/beta hydrolase: protein MCEKLSDGTEDCKIVRNPEDHNAGNLENSIMAQYFRSAGEYADISRTTKPFECQTLGKHMRDLAKQYGYVELPKCYGTFPEKKFPTSINDLISAHFVFPSFIKDAPQDQKLPIVLLGPGLFADPGLQDHMAELLAHHGFIGVPTSSSFNGFGEQFLAATIIADKANKDPNHPLHGRIDFSRLYMFGHSASGDSALGMNGVLEREMKRTIPELRVAGVVGMTPSVGDFYWHGLTGKAPTLFVEADMDHAAPFGLARWRYGLLDQPAWWTPVRGSRHNTEMDATYNTSESGLTLAFLRFLEGDKEAATWFIGDDWKLPKDKALYDVRRNAAADALEAAPQ, encoded by the coding sequence GTGTGCGAAAAGCTGTCAGACGGTACCGAGGACTGCAAGATTGTCCGCAATCCGGAAGATCACAATGCGGGCAACCTCGAAAACTCGATTATGGCGCAGTATTTCCGCAGCGCTGGCGAGTACGCGGACATTAGCCGCACCACAAAGCCATTCGAGTGCCAGACCCTCGGCAAGCACATGCGTGACCTCGCAAAGCAGTACGGTTATGTCGAACTGCCGAAGTGCTACGGAACCTTCCCGGAGAAGAAGTTCCCCACCAGCATCAACGACCTGATTAGCGCTCACTTCGTCTTCCCGTCGTTCATCAAGGACGCGCCGCAGGACCAGAAGCTCCCCATTGTGCTGCTCGGCCCGGGGCTCTTCGCTGACCCCGGCCTGCAGGACCACATGGCCGAGCTGCTGGCTCACCACGGCTTCATCGGTGTCCCGACCTCGTCTAGCTTCAACGGTTTCGGCGAGCAGTTCCTGGCTGCGACGATTATCGCGGACAAGGCCAACAAGGATCCGAATCACCCACTTCACGGACGTATCGATTTCTCTCGTCTGTACATGTTCGGACACTCCGCTTCCGGTGACTCTGCACTCGGTATGAACGGCGTGCTGGAGCGCGAAATGAAGCGCACAATTCCAGAGCTGCGCGTCGCCGGTGTTGTCGGTATGACTCCGAGTGTCGGTGACTTCTACTGGCACGGCCTCACCGGCAAGGCTCCGACCCTCTTCGTCGAAGCTGACATGGACCACGCCGCACCGTTCGGTTTGGCCCGCTGGCGCTACGGTCTACTCGACCAGCCGGCATGGTGGACTCCGGTCCGAGGTTCCCGCCACAACACCGAGATGGACGCGACTTACAACACCAGCGAGTCCGGCCTGACCCTGGCCTTCCTCCGCTTCCTCGAAGGAGACAAGGAAGCCGCTACCTGGTTCATCGGTGACGACTGGAAGCTGCCGAAGGACAAGGCGCTTTACGACGTTCGCCGCAACGCCGCTGCGGATGCGCTGGAGGCAGCGCCTCAGTAA
- a CDS encoding GntR family transcriptional regulator, giving the protein MYITINPGSEIPLFQQIHDQIVEAVAAGDLVEGQRLDPVRRVAADFGINPATVKKAYDLLQSEGIVTTARRSGSVITVGRTPTRQQQRLAHEELRRTLARAVVQGISPEELQCYVSAQLDQLVAPQSAQDSNAKRTKQ; this is encoded by the coding sequence ATGTATATCACCATCAATCCAGGTTCGGAGATTCCGCTCTTCCAGCAGATTCACGACCAAATTGTCGAGGCGGTCGCTGCCGGCGACCTTGTTGAAGGGCAGAGGCTGGATCCGGTCCGTCGAGTAGCAGCAGATTTTGGCATTAATCCTGCAACCGTGAAAAAGGCTTACGACTTGCTTCAATCAGAAGGCATTGTCACCACCGCGCGCAGGTCCGGATCGGTCATCACTGTTGGGCGGACTCCGACCCGACAGCAGCAACGCCTGGCCCATGAAGAGCTGCGGCGAACCTTGGCTCGAGCTGTCGTTCAGGGGATTTCGCCAGAAGAACTCCAGTGCTATGTGTCAGCTCAGCTGGATCAGCTCGTAGCCCCACAGTCGGCTCAAGATTCCAACGCAAAGAGGACGAAGCAATGA
- a CDS encoding site-specific integrase, which yields MATVSYYKTKSGRRWQVQYTKPDGSRTRKRGFPTKAEAQAWIEDQGVAQRKGTWVDPALSNIPLSELWDPWIAIKKMRHGTSTWKPLDSAWRTHVKPRWGLTPINQITTEQLQTWIVDLSENKSVTIVERCLGIIRGMLDLAITNKRLTTNPATAVHCPARKRPKQVFLSLEQLEALASKCSDDKKALVWLLGTSGCRWGEAVGLTVGDVNPLRGRISVTKSASTVGGRVVVGATKGRRDRVIAATPAVFELLVPLMAGKSPDCLLWEKRGGGHLTTPSKRSWWHSAVDACVAEDSSFPSLLTPHDLRHTAASLLISNGASVKVVQAQLGHASAKETLDIYSGLFDEDLDSVIDAVGRAQRAAGSRRKNKGEPKVSQKAD from the coding sequence ATGGCTACCGTCTCCTACTACAAAACGAAAAGCGGCCGACGCTGGCAAGTGCAATACACGAAACCAGATGGTTCACGCACCCGCAAACGCGGCTTCCCAACCAAAGCAGAAGCCCAAGCCTGGATAGAAGACCAAGGCGTCGCACAAAGAAAAGGCACGTGGGTAGATCCCGCTCTGTCCAACATCCCCCTATCCGAGCTATGGGATCCATGGATAGCAATCAAGAAAATGCGCCACGGCACCTCAACATGGAAGCCACTAGACTCTGCCTGGCGCACCCACGTCAAACCCCGCTGGGGATTAACGCCTATTAACCAAATCACCACCGAACAACTACAGACCTGGATAGTAGACCTGTCTGAGAATAAATCCGTCACTATCGTCGAACGCTGCCTAGGCATTATCCGAGGGATGCTCGACCTCGCCATCACCAACAAACGCCTCACCACAAACCCGGCTACTGCAGTCCACTGCCCGGCGCGGAAGCGGCCGAAGCAGGTGTTCTTGTCTTTGGAGCAGTTGGAGGCGCTGGCGTCGAAGTGCTCGGACGATAAGAAGGCGTTGGTTTGGTTGTTGGGCACGTCTGGTTGTCGTTGGGGCGAGGCTGTGGGTTTGACGGTTGGTGATGTGAATCCTTTGCGGGGCCGTATTTCGGTGACTAAGTCCGCGTCGACTGTCGGTGGCCGGGTTGTGGTTGGAGCGACTAAGGGGCGTCGTGATCGTGTGATTGCTGCGACGCCGGCCGTTTTTGAGCTTTTGGTTCCGCTGATGGCTGGGAAGAGTCCTGATTGCCTGTTGTGGGAGAAGCGTGGTGGTGGGCATTTGACTACGCCGTCAAAGCGGTCGTGGTGGCATTCTGCTGTGGATGCGTGCGTTGCTGAGGACAGTAGTTTTCCTTCTTTGCTTACTCCCCATGATTTGAGGCATACTGCGGCGTCGTTGCTTATCTCTAATGGGGCTTCTGTAAAGGTCGTTCAGGCTCAGCTTGGGCACGCGAGCGCGAAGGAAACACTGGATATTTACTCTGGTCTTTTTGACGAAGATCTTGATTCAGTGATTGATGCTGTTGGTCGTGCACAGCGTGCTGCTGGGTCTCGAAGAAAGAACAAGGGTGAGCCAAAAGTGAGCCAAAAAGCCGACTAA
- a CDS encoding solute symporter family protein → MISTNFLAAEGTADAAAAGNPILNIIVFVAFIVGTMLIVTRVGKSGNKGASDFYTGGAQFSGTQNGLAIAGDYLSAASFLGIVGAIALTGYDGFLYSIGFFVAWLVALLLVAEPLRNVGKFTMADVLSFRLKQIPVRTAAAISTLAVTLFYLIAQMAGAGSLVAVLLNIHDKTQQSIVVGVVGIIMVAYVLIGGMKGTTYVQMIKAVLLVGAVIIMTLLIFFGVKGNFSQLLQNAMDMHAGSAYMAEKGYQAKDILEPGLKYGGSFTKQLDFVSLGLALVLGVAGLPHVLMRFYTVPTAKEARKSVTWAIILIGGFYLLTLVLGYGAAALVGPDRINAAPGGANAAAPLLAFELGGSIFMAVVSAVAFATVLAVVAGLAITASASVGQDLYQAVIRKGQATEAEQVRVSRITVIVLGVASIILGILAMGQNVAFLVSLAFAVAASANVPTILMSLFWKRFNTAGAVASMYTGVISSLVLIVFSPAVSGSKTSMIPSADFALFPLSSPGIVSIPLAFLAGIIATYIGKPDNFEDLAAEMEVRSLTGVGTEAAVDH, encoded by the coding sequence ATGATCTCGACTAACTTCCTCGCCGCAGAAGGCACCGCCGACGCAGCAGCTGCAGGTAACCCGATTCTCAACATTATCGTCTTCGTCGCCTTCATCGTCGGCACCATGCTGATTGTTACGCGCGTCGGCAAGAGCGGTAACAAGGGTGCTTCCGACTTCTACACCGGTGGCGCGCAGTTCTCCGGTACCCAGAATGGACTGGCCATCGCCGGCGACTACCTCTCCGCCGCATCCTTCCTCGGCATCGTCGGTGCCATCGCGCTAACCGGCTACGACGGATTTCTTTATTCCATCGGCTTCTTCGTCGCATGGCTCGTTGCTCTGCTGCTCGTCGCCGAGCCCCTGCGTAACGTCGGTAAGTTCACCATGGCAGACGTTTTGTCCTTCCGTCTGAAGCAGATCCCGGTCCGCACCGCCGCTGCAATCTCCACGCTCGCGGTGACCCTGTTCTACCTAATTGCTCAGATGGCAGGCGCTGGCTCGTTGGTCGCAGTTCTGCTGAATATCCACGATAAGACTCAGCAGTCCATCGTCGTAGGTGTCGTCGGTATCATCATGGTCGCCTACGTCTTGATCGGCGGTATGAAGGGCACCACCTACGTTCAGATGATTAAGGCTGTCCTACTTGTCGGCGCCGTCATCATCATGACTCTGCTCATCTTCTTCGGAGTCAAGGGCAACTTCTCCCAGCTCCTGCAGAACGCTATGGACATGCACGCCGGTTCTGCCTACATGGCAGAGAAGGGCTACCAGGCCAAGGACATCCTCGAGCCGGGCCTAAAGTATGGTGGCTCTTTCACCAAGCAGCTCGACTTCGTCTCCCTGGGCCTCGCGCTGGTTCTCGGTGTCGCGGGTCTGCCGCACGTTCTGATGCGCTTTTACACGGTTCCGACCGCCAAGGAAGCACGTAAGTCTGTGACCTGGGCCATTATCCTCATTGGTGGCTTCTACCTGCTGACCCTGGTTCTCGGCTACGGTGCTGCTGCGCTGGTCGGCCCGGACCGCATTAATGCAGCCCCGGGTGGCGCTAACGCGGCCGCTCCGCTGCTGGCCTTCGAGCTGGGCGGCTCGATCTTCATGGCTGTCGTCTCCGCAGTTGCATTCGCAACCGTTCTCGCGGTCGTCGCCGGCCTGGCGATTACCGCCTCCGCCTCCGTCGGCCAGGATCTGTACCAGGCCGTTATCCGCAAGGGCCAGGCTACTGAGGCTGAGCAGGTCCGCGTCTCCCGTATCACCGTGATCGTCCTCGGCGTCGCATCGATCATCCTGGGCATCCTGGCCATGGGCCAGAACGTCGCCTTCTTGGTCTCCCTGGCCTTCGCGGTCGCTGCATCTGCTAACGTCCCGACGATTCTGATGTCGCTGTTCTGGAAGCGCTTCAACACCGCAGGTGCTGTGGCCTCCATGTACACCGGTGTCATCTCCTCATTGGTTCTGATCGTCTTCTCCCCGGCGGTGTCCGGTTCCAAGACCTCGATGATTCCCTCCGCAGACTTCGCACTGTTCCCGCTGTCCTCGCCGGGCATCGTGTCCATCCCGCTGGCGTTCCTGGCCGGTATCATCGCCACCTATATTGGCAAGCCGGACAATTTCGAGGACCTCGCCGCAGAGATGGAAGTGCGCTCCCTCACCGGTGTCGGTACTGAGGCGGCCGTCGACCACTAA